In the genome of Streptosporangium lutulentum, one region contains:
- a CDS encoding DMT family transporter, whose product MTRRDALLLVLLGAIWGSIYPLTAVVLRELSPPTIVFLRTALSALVLVPLAVRGGVLSAVRARPGAVLIAAVLQVTIPLILLTVAQQYVAAGLTGILVATQPVWAAVLAAATNRSMPLRLLTGVLLGLAGVVVLFPFDLGSSSTWGALALVAAAGCIAAGSVWTERVLPEVPPLGTAAATMMVSTLTIVPFVSLTATQIPNLLTVGSLLILSVVATAGALVLFYTLIHRVGAARANLAGYLDPGFAVVYSAIFLGESITWGAIIGLVLILMGSYVGATGQPMKVRS is encoded by the coding sequence GTGACTCGCCGAGACGCGCTCCTCCTGGTCCTGCTGGGCGCCATTTGGGGATCTATTTATCCGCTGACCGCAGTGGTGCTTCGCGAACTATCGCCGCCGACCATTGTCTTTCTTCGGACCGCACTGTCTGCTCTTGTTCTCGTTCCTCTGGCCGTCCGCGGTGGAGTGCTGAGCGCGGTGCGCGCACGTCCGGGGGCAGTACTGATCGCCGCAGTCCTACAGGTCACCATCCCGCTGATATTGCTGACCGTAGCTCAGCAATATGTCGCTGCCGGACTGACCGGAATCTTGGTGGCCACCCAGCCTGTTTGGGCCGCTGTACTCGCTGCGGCAACGAATCGGTCCATGCCGTTGCGCCTGCTCACTGGCGTCCTGCTCGGGCTGGCCGGCGTGGTGGTGCTGTTCCCCTTCGACCTCGGTAGTTCCAGCACGTGGGGAGCCCTCGCACTGGTGGCAGCAGCCGGTTGCATCGCCGCGGGCTCCGTGTGGACCGAACGGGTACTACCTGAGGTACCTCCCTTGGGTACGGCCGCAGCAACCATGATGGTTAGCACTCTTACAATCGTGCCGTTTGTGAGTTTAACGGCTACGCAGATTCCTAATCTGCTAACAGTCGGGAGCCTGCTGATTTTAAGTGTGGTTGCCACCGCCGGTGCTCTGGTTCTCTTCTATACGTTGATTCACCGCGTTGGAGCTGCGCGCGCGAACCTCGCGGGCTACCTCGACCCAGGATTTGCTGTTGTCTATAGCGCGATCTTTCTCGGTGAATCGATTACCTGGGGAGCAATCATTGGCCTGGTACTAATTTTGATGGGTTCCTACGTCGGCGCCACCGGCCAACCGATGAAGGTGAGGTCGTAA